In one Cottoperca gobio chromosome 12, fCotGob3.1, whole genome shotgun sequence genomic region, the following are encoded:
- the nrg1 gene encoding pro-neuregulin-1, membrane-bound isoform isoform X1: protein MISSALTLLFISMSSWVSPLNGSKGLSTLSWCPNEFTGDRCQNYVMASFYKAEELYQKRILTITGICIALLVVGIMCVVAYCKTKKRRKELHDRLRQSLRNKRNNTGIGPNLASSARGCQISNLPLQDLQPNNQCNGTTLQHAAERETETTFSTSKNTFSAHEPTTFTHISSQRFVSAMTTPVSRTSPATPGSPPSEMSAPLSSLAISVPSVALSPSGEEECPLLLSNTRQSLSRDEQKRTSAHYNHGHVAHSLPPSPLFTMKNGYDQTIADHDTTAVSHMFSASHEKLLNTNNNINNCSTNSVLNGHVLHYMESSGDRVLVIETEEPQGEYTPFLTTDSTTTLLLRAIDSGRTNPASPKDDLQDKSSSSTTKQDPVAV from the exons ATGATAAGCTCGGCATTGACCCTGCTGTTTATTTCTATGAGCTCATGGGTGAGCCCTCTAAATGGGTCTAAAGGCTTAAGCACACTCTCCTG GTGTCCAAATGAATTTACTGGTGATCGCTGCCAAAACTATGTAATGGCCAGCTTTTACA AAGCTGAGGAGCTGTATCAGAAACGCATTTTAACAATAACAGGAATCTGCATTGCACTCCTAGTCGTTGGAATCATGTGTGTGGTTGCTTACTGCAAAACAAA GAAGCGGAGGAAGGAGCTCCATGACCGTCTGAGACAGAGCCTGAGGAATAAGAGGAACAACACTGGTATTGGCCCCAACCTGGCAAGCTCAGCCAGAGGATGTCAGATTTCTAACTTGCCTCTTCAAGATTTGCAGCCTAACAAT CAATGTAATGGGACAACTTTGCAGCATGCAgctgagagggagacagaaacaaCCTTCTCCACaagcaaaaatactttttctgcGCATGAACCCACAACATTCACCCACATCTCTAGCCAAAG GTTTGTATCTGCCATGACTACCCCGGTGTCACGGACCTCTCCTGCAACTCCAGGGTCTCCTCCATCAGAGATGTCAGCCCCCCTGTCCAGCCTGGCCATCTCTGTCCCCTCAGTGGCTTTAAGTCCCTCTGGTGAGGAGGAGTGCCCCCTGCTGTTGTCTAACACACGTCAGTCCTTAAGCCGAGATGAACAGAAGAGGACCTCTGCACACTACAACCATGGCCATGTGGCACATAGCTTACCACCTAGCCCACTGTTTACTATGAAGAATGGTTATGACCAAACCATAGCTGACCATGACACCACAGCTGTCAGCCATATGTTCTCAGCATCTCATGAAAAGCTACTtaatacaaacaacaacatcaacaactgcAGCACCAATAGCGTCCTTAATGGCCATGTGCTGCATTATATGGAGTCCAGTGGGGACAGAGTGCTAGTGATCGAAACAGAGGAGCCTCAGGGGGAATACACACCCTTCCTTACGACAGATAGCACGACAACCCTGTTGCTCAGGGCTATAGACAGCGGCAGGACTAACCCAGCATCACCAAAAGATGACCTGCAAGACAAGTCATCCAGTTCCACCACCAAACAAGATCCAGTTGCTgtgtaa